TCCAATCTTTAATATTTCTTTTTTAGACTCAGGTATTTGTTGCATCAATCTATCAGAAAGTTTTTCTGATTTTTCAAATGCATTTAGGTAAGCTTCATTTTTTAAGCTGTCAATTTTAGTATGAGAATAACTCAGTCCTCCCAAATCAAGATTTCTATTTTCAAGTAATTCGGTATAAATATCATCAAGTTCATCAATATTTCTTATGGTTACAAAAACTGTTGTCGAACCTCTAAATCCTTCAAATACTCTTGAATTATTAATCCATGTGTAACTTTTGCTCATATTTACAGAAGTGGTTAGGATGTCGTCTTTATCGATTTTGAAAGTTAGTAGTTTGTTTTGTAGTTCATTAGATTTATCTACTAAACACTTTTTTGAAGATTTTATTGATTTGTCAAGACAATTCAAGCTGATATTAAAAGTTGCCATATTCGGAAGTGTTTCGACTTCACCATATGACTTTAACGTGATAGTTTTAAACTTTGAAGGTTCAACTGACGGATTGTTTTGGCGACTTACTAATATCAATAGGCTAAAAACCCCAAATAATTGTTTCATTTTTTTGTTTTTATATATTGCTCAACTCATTATTACCCAAAAAAACAAGCGTGTTTATCTTCTTTTATAACAGCTAATAATTTATCCAAATAAGAAGATTCTGGATAAGGTTCGTAGAGTTCCCACTTACCACTTGCTCGCATCCAATATAAATTCCATTCTTGTCTTGACTTATAAAATCTGATTTTTGCGAATTCCATTTGAAGAATTTCTTCGGGATTTTCCCAAGAAGGTCTTATTTCGTAAAAAATAACAGTTTTACCATCGTAAGAATATCCCATATCAACTTCTTGACGTA
This genomic window from Flavobacterium sp. CS20 contains:
- a CDS encoding SIMPL domain-containing protein, with amino-acid sequence MKQLFGVFSLLILVSRQNNPSVEPSKFKTITLKSYGEVETLPNMATFNISLNCLDKSIKSSKKCLVDKSNELQNKLLTFKIDKDDILTTSVNMSKSYTWINNSRVFEGFRGSTTVFVTIRNIDELDDIYTELLENRNLDLGGLSYSHTKIDSLKNEAYLNAFEKSEKLSDRLMQQIPESKKEILKIGNIEINASMPQDTKPQYEMNDKLASNNTSIAINKGTIKITATLYVEYQIK
- a CDS encoding DUF3024 domain-containing protein — protein: MSNKTIDINESTIKNFVESIRPQDPKIRQEVDMGYSYDGKTVIFYEIRPSWENPEEILQMEFAKIRFYKSRQEWNLYWMRASGKWELYEPYPESSYLDKLLAVIKEDKHACFFG